In Corylus avellana chromosome ca2, CavTom2PMs-1.0, the following proteins share a genomic window:
- the LOC132172332 gene encoding non-specific lipid transfer protein GPI-anchored 15 produces MAFKGIEMGFVVVLVAMLSAGAGAQSGCTSVLSNLSPCLNYITGNSSTPSSSCCSQLSNVIQTSPRCLCSALNGGAASLGITINQTLALSLPTACNMQTPPINQCKAANGPPSSGSPPVGSPAGAITPSASDTPSGTGSKTVPSLDGGFSDGSVVKAPLHLMLFLLFIMSCAETLLF; encoded by the exons ATGGCTTTCAAAGGGATTGAAATGGGTTTTGTAGTGGTCCTTGTGGCCATGCTTTCAGCTGGAGCCGGGGCTCAGTCGGGTTGCACAAGTGTTCTCTCAAATCTGTCCCCATGCCTCAACTACATAACGGGAAACTCATCAACCCCATCATCTTCATGCTGCTCTCAGCTCTCTAATGTCATTCAAACGTCACCGCGGTGCCTTTGCTCCGCCCTAAATGGCGGTGCTGCCTCCTTGGGTATTACTATAAATCAAACTCTAGCCCTATCGCTACCCACTGCTTGCAACATGCAAACTCCACCCATTAACCAGTGCAAAG CCGCCAACGGACCACCAAGTTCAGGATCTCCCCCGGTAGGTTCTCCTGCAGGTGCAATTACTCCTTCAGCATCAGACACTCcttcag GAACAGGGTCGAAAACAGTCCCATCATTAGACGGGGGTTTTTCCGATGGAAGTGTCGTCAAAGCGCCACTCCATTTGATGCTCTTCCTGCTCTTCATAATGTCTTGTGCTGAGACACTTCTGTTTtga